In Nematostella vectensis chromosome 11, jaNemVect1.1, whole genome shotgun sequence, a genomic segment contains:
- the LOC116608505 gene encoding insulin-like growth factor-binding protein 7 isoform X4 — MSPFLVFSIICFSISSLDALSCLPCNMVKCRPVTQLRCRGGLVSDVCGCCKRCAKVEGDSCKGPWGIFGLCDKGLECDTSDFVGHSANAHGKCVKAKPSCSNKVCTSPPHSFCLMVDGEPKCICPAACPTDVTPKCGSDGKLYLNKCEMRRASCDQGRVITERPWENCTAPNEQD, encoded by the exons ATGTCGccgttccttgttttctccaTCATCTGCTTTTCAATTTCGAGCCTCGATGCTTTGTCCTGTTTACCTTGCAACATGGTAAAATGTCGCCCGGTTACACAGTTGAGATGCCGCGGTGGACTGGTGTCGGATGTCTGTGGCTGCTGCAAGCGCTGCGCCAAGGTCGAGGGAGATTCTTGCAAAGGACCATGGGGTATATTTGGCTTGTGCGACAAGGGACTAGAGTGTGACACGTCAGATTTCGTCGGCCACTCAGCAAACGCACATGGCAAGTGCGTCAAGG CCAAACCTTCTTGCTCGAACAAAGTGTGCACCAGTCCCCCTCACTCATTTTGCCTGATGGTGGACGGTGAGCCGAAATGTATCTGCCCAGCGGCTTGTCCCACGGATGTTACTCCTAAGTGTGGATCGGATGGCAAGCTTTACTTGAACAAGTGCGAGATGAGACGAGCGTCGTGCGACCAGGGCAGGGTCATCACCGAGAGACCTTGGGAGAACTGCACAGCCCCTAACGAACAG Gattag
- the LOC5501388 gene encoding periplakin, producing MALEPPGERKNMIKGSIKSFKERTAVLQAELKEYENKRREFEIETKNQRVRESRAKQQMQRMRQRMQDIDVKMEKNENKLMILKDRLHQARRRTQDNLETTKFLEGSHVDLEGKTKDIQQAHEYAALMRRKRMAKEKEIHALEDKIAIAERRCTKAEDRAFVIREKLATHRHLQGNPQISESEVYTGNDDMDRRANHLRQKINKAVIRYTKAEKKAANLENKAEVLEISLENYERRFRDFQQSKRELMSSKLF from the coding sequence ATGGCATTGGAGCCACCGGGAGAGCGTAAAAATATGATCAAGGGAAGCATCAAGTCGTTTAAAGAACGCACCGCAGTATTACAGGCAGAGTTAAAGGAGTATGAAAACAAGAGACGAGAATTTGAGATCGAAACCAAGAACCAGCGGGTACGGGAGAGTCGAGCAAAGCAACAGATGCAGCGAATGAGGCAGAGAATGCAGGACATCGATGTGAAAATGGAAAAGAACGAGAATAAATTGATGATTCTAAAAGACAGATTGCACCAAGCAAGACGACGCACTCAGGATAATTTAGAGACGACGAAATTTCTTGAAGGGTCTCATGTTGATTTGGAGGGTAAGACGAAAGATATACAACAAGCTCATGAATATGCTGCTCTTATGAGGAGAAAAAGGATGGCTAAGGAGAAAGAAATTCACGCATTAGAAGACAAGATTGCAATAGCTGAAAGGCGTTGCACCAAAGCCGAAGATAGGGCGTTTGTTATTAGAGAGAAACTCGCAACACACAGGCACCTACAGGGCAACCCCCAGATCTCTGAATCAGAGGTTTACACTGGTAATGACGATATGGACAGAAGGGCTAACCACTTACGACAAAAAATCAACAAAGCTGTCATCCGGTACACGAAGGCCGAGAAAAAGGCAGCCAACTTAGAAAATAAAGCCGAAGTTCTTGAGATCTCCTTGGAGAACTACGAACGACGCTTCCGAGATTTTCAACAAAGTAAACGCGAATTGATGAGCTCtaaattattttaa
- the LOC5501387 gene encoding uncharacterized protein LOC5501387, translated as MTYSFNTPAKVIGVLHATFGGLLVLFGIVVRLQVHHWSSIILVGIWTGGLMMFTGAVAIIGSHRQMDMPPKRCFVLWFVILSLLCIALASAVIVCYAMAIMAFYDIENVGSFPWWSYTTNDFKQQNKNRSRVLCIIMLVLGCLEFINAVISLIHGLGSCCMKTWHKPKHEQMYDARDMPMSYVNEAAAR; from the exons ATGACTTACTCATTCAATACCCCCGCTAAAGTGATCGGCGTCTTGCACGCGACTTTTGGTGGTCTGTTGGTGCTTTTCGGGATTGTAGTCAGGCTACAAGTCCACCACTGGAGTAGTATTATTCTTGTAGGAATATGGACTGGTGGATTG ATGATGTTTACCGGGGCTGTAGCAATCATTGGATCACATAGACAAATGGATATGCCACCGAAACGATGCTTT GTCTTATGGTTCGTGATCCTCTCCTTGCTCTGCATTGCATTGGCTTCTGCGGTGATCGTGTGTTACGCCATGGCCATCATGGCATTCTACGACATCGAGAACGTCGGAAGCTTTCCTTGGTGGAGCTACACTACCAATGACTTTAAGCAACAGAACAAGAACCGCTCTCGAGTCTTGTGCATTATTATGTTGGTGTTAGGATGCCTGGAGTTTATTAACGCTGTTATCTCCCTCATTCACGGTCTTGGATCCTGCTGCATGAAAACCTGGCATAAG CCAAAGCACGAGCAGATGTATGACGCCCGCGACATGCCCATGAGCTACGTAAACGAGGCAGCAGCACGTTAA
- the LOC116608505 gene encoding insulin-like growth factor-binding protein 7 isoform X1, protein MSPFLVFSIICFSISSLDALSCLPCNMVKCRPVTQLRCRGGLVSDVCGCCKRCAKVEGDSCKGPWGIFGLCDKGLECDTSDFVGHSANAHGKCVKAKPSCSNKVCTSPPHSFCLMVDGEPKCICPAACPTDVTPKCGSDGKLYLNKCEMRRASCDQGRVITERPWENCTAPNEQD, encoded by the exons ATGTCGccgttccttgttttctccaTCATCTGCTTTTCAATTTCGAGCCTCGATGCTTTGTCCTGTTTACCTTGCAACATGGTAAAATGTCGCCCGGTTACACAGTTGAGATGCCGCGGTGGACTGGTGTCGGATGTCTGTGGCTGCTGCAAGCGCTGCGCCAAGGTCGAGGGAGATTCTTGCAAAGGACCATGGGGTATATTTGGCTTGTGCGACAAGGGACTAGAGTGTGACACGTCAGATTTCGTCGGCCACTCAGCAAACGCACATGGCAAGTGCGTCAAGG CCAAACCTTCTTGCTCGAACAAAGTGTGCACCAGTCCCCCTCACTCATTTTGCCTGATGGTGGACGGTGAGCCGAAATGTATCTGCCCAGCGGCTTGTCCCACGGATGTTACTCCTAAGTGTGGATCGGATGGCAAGCTTTACTTGAACAAGTGCGAGATGAGACGAGCGTCGTGCGACCAGGGCAGGGTCATCACCGAGAGACCTTGGGAGAACTGCACAGCCCCTAACGAACAGGATTAG